A portion of the Chaetodon trifascialis isolate fChaTrf1 chromosome 7, fChaTrf1.hap1, whole genome shotgun sequence genome contains these proteins:
- the rhbg gene encoding ammonium transporter Rh type B isoform X4, translated as MTDAATNMRLKLPVTCFILEIILIILFGTLVQYDHETDAKEWHNQSHHDYENDFYYRYPSFQDVHVMIFIGFGFLMTFLQRYGFSSVGFNFLIAAFALQWATLMQGFFHGMHGGKIHIGVESMINADFCTGSVLISFGAVLGKTSPVQLLIMAMFEVTLFAVNEFILLSLLGAKDAGGSMTIHTFGAYFGLMVTRILYRPTLDKSKHRNSSVYHSDLFAMIGTIYLWMFWPSFNSAITAHGDDQHRTAMNTYYSLAACTLSTYGMSALTAHDGKLDMVHIQNAALAGGVAAGTAGEMMLTPFGSMIVGFLAGIISVLGFKYLSPILEEKLKIQDTCGVHNLHGMPGILGAIVGAVTAAVATKDVYGDGMQDVFPDVANGSIDASYQGGLQAISLAVTLGIALLGGLIVGFILKLPVFGAPPDTICFEDSIYWEVPGDEAGHEGQLTTVRTEESEKLNS; from the exons atgacagacGCAGCAACCAACATGCGGCTGAAGCTGCCGGTCACCTGCTTCATCCTGGagatcatcctcatcatcctcttcgGCACGTTGGTGCAGTACGACCATGAGACGGATGCAAAGGAATGGCATAACCAAAGTCACCATGACTATGAGAACGACTTCTACTACCGCTACCCAA GTTTCCAGGATGTGCACGTGATGATCTTCATCGGTTTCGGCTTCCTCATGACCTTCCTGCAGCGCTATGGCTTCAGCAGTGTGGGCTTCAACTTCCTGATCGCAGCCTTCGCCCTGCAGTGGGCCACGCTCATGCAGGGCTTCTTCCACGGTATGCACGGAGGCAAGATCCACATCGGGGTGGAGAG cATGATCAACGCTGACTTCTGCACCGGCTCTGTGCTCATCTCATTCGGAGCCGTTCTGGGTAAAACCAGCCCTGTCCAGCTGCTCATCATGGCCATGTTCGAGGTCACGCTGTTTGCTGTCAATGAGTTCATCCTGCTGAGTCTTCTGGGG GCCAAGGACGCCGGAGGCTCCATGACCATCCACACGTTTGGAGCCTACTTTGGCCTCATGGTGACCCGGATCCTGTACCGGCCCACGCTGGATAAGAGCAAACACAGGAACAGCTCAGTGTACCACTCTGACCTGTTCGCTATGATCG GTACCATCTACCTGTGGATGTTCTGGCCCAGCTTCAACTCCGCCATCACGGCTCACGGAGACGACCAGCACCGCACAGCCATGAACACCTACTACTCCCTGGCAGCCTGCACTCTGTCCACCTACGGCATGTCCGCCCTCACAGCACACGACGGCAAGCTGGACATG gtCCACATCCAGAACGCAGCTCTGGCCGGTGGAGTCGCAGCGGGAACAGCTGGTGAAATGATGCTGACACCTTTCGGCTCCATGATTGTCGGTTTCTTGGCCGGCATCATCTCTGTTCTGGGCTTCAAGTACCTCTCA CCCAtcctggaggagaagctgaagaTCCAGGACACCTGCGGCGTTCACAACCTGCACGGCATGCCCGGCATCCTGGGCGCTATCGTGGGAGCGgtgactgctgctgtggcaACCAAAGACGTTTATGGAGACGG AATGCAAGACGTGTTCCCGGATGTGGCAAACGGAAGCATTGACGCGTCTTACCAGGGCGGTCTTCAGGCCATTTCCCTCGCCGTGACCCTCGGCATCGCCCTGCTGGGAGGCCTTATTGTCG GTTTCATTTTGAAGCTGCCGGTCTTCGGTGCTCCTCCTGACACCATCTGCTTTGAGGACAGCATCTACTGGGAG
- the rhbg gene encoding ammonium transporter Rh type B isoform X1 — MTDAATNMRLKLPVTCFILEIILIILFGTLVQYDHETDAKEWHNQSHHDYENDFYYRYPSFQDVHVMIFIGFGFLMTFLQRYGFSSVGFNFLIAAFALQWATLMQGFFHGMHGGKIHIGVESMINADFCTGSVLISFGAVLGKTSPVQLLIMAMFEVTLFAVNEFILLSLLGAKDAGGSMTIHTFGAYFGLMVTRILYRPTLDKSKHRNSSVYHSDLFAMIGTIYLWMFWPSFNSAITAHGDDQHRTAMNTYYSLAACTLSTYGMSALTAHDGKLDMVHIQNAALAGGVAAGTAGEMMLTPFGSMIVGFLAGIISVLGFKYLSPILEEKLKIQDTCGVHNLHGMPGILGAIVGAVTAAVATKDVYGDGMQDVFPDVANGSIDASYQGGLQAISLAVTLGIALLGGLIVGFILKLPVFGAPPDTICFEDSIYWEVPGDEAGHEGQLTTVRTEESEKLNRHTHTHTHTHTEVLTS; from the exons atgacagacGCAGCAACCAACATGCGGCTGAAGCTGCCGGTCACCTGCTTCATCCTGGagatcatcctcatcatcctcttcgGCACGTTGGTGCAGTACGACCATGAGACGGATGCAAAGGAATGGCATAACCAAAGTCACCATGACTATGAGAACGACTTCTACTACCGCTACCCAA GTTTCCAGGATGTGCACGTGATGATCTTCATCGGTTTCGGCTTCCTCATGACCTTCCTGCAGCGCTATGGCTTCAGCAGTGTGGGCTTCAACTTCCTGATCGCAGCCTTCGCCCTGCAGTGGGCCACGCTCATGCAGGGCTTCTTCCACGGTATGCACGGAGGCAAGATCCACATCGGGGTGGAGAG cATGATCAACGCTGACTTCTGCACCGGCTCTGTGCTCATCTCATTCGGAGCCGTTCTGGGTAAAACCAGCCCTGTCCAGCTGCTCATCATGGCCATGTTCGAGGTCACGCTGTTTGCTGTCAATGAGTTCATCCTGCTGAGTCTTCTGGGG GCCAAGGACGCCGGAGGCTCCATGACCATCCACACGTTTGGAGCCTACTTTGGCCTCATGGTGACCCGGATCCTGTACCGGCCCACGCTGGATAAGAGCAAACACAGGAACAGCTCAGTGTACCACTCTGACCTGTTCGCTATGATCG GTACCATCTACCTGTGGATGTTCTGGCCCAGCTTCAACTCCGCCATCACGGCTCACGGAGACGACCAGCACCGCACAGCCATGAACACCTACTACTCCCTGGCAGCCTGCACTCTGTCCACCTACGGCATGTCCGCCCTCACAGCACACGACGGCAAGCTGGACATG gtCCACATCCAGAACGCAGCTCTGGCCGGTGGAGTCGCAGCGGGAACAGCTGGTGAAATGATGCTGACACCTTTCGGCTCCATGATTGTCGGTTTCTTGGCCGGCATCATCTCTGTTCTGGGCTTCAAGTACCTCTCA CCCAtcctggaggagaagctgaagaTCCAGGACACCTGCGGCGTTCACAACCTGCACGGCATGCCCGGCATCCTGGGCGCTATCGTGGGAGCGgtgactgctgctgtggcaACCAAAGACGTTTATGGAGACGG AATGCAAGACGTGTTCCCGGATGTGGCAAACGGAAGCATTGACGCGTCTTACCAGGGCGGTCTTCAGGCCATTTCCCTCGCCGTGACCCTCGGCATCGCCCTGCTGGGAGGCCTTATTGTCG GTTTCATTTTGAAGCTGCCGGTCTTCGGTGCTCCTCCTGACACCATCTGCTTTGAGGACAGCATCTACTGGGAG
- the rhbg gene encoding ammonium transporter Rh type B isoform X2, which translates to MTDAATNMRLKLPVTCFILEIILIILFGTLVQYDHETDAKEWHNQSHHDYENDFYYRYPSFQDVHVMIFIGFGFLMTFLQRYGFSSVGFNFLIAAFALQWATLMQGFFHGMHGGKIHIGVESMINADFCTGSVLISFGAVLGKTSPVQLLIMAMFEVTLFAVNEFILLSLLGAKDAGGSMTIHTFGAYFGLMVTRILYRPTLDKSKHRNSSVYHSDLFAMIGTIYLWMFWPSFNSAITAHGDDQHRTAMNTYYSLAACTLSTYGMSALTAHDGKLDMVHIQNAALAGGVAAGTAGEMMLTPFGSMIVGFLAGIISVLGFKYLSPILEEKLKIQDTCGVHNLHGMPGILGAIVGAVTAAVATKDVYGDGMQDVFPDVANGSIDASYQGGLQAISLAVTLGIALLGGLIVGFILKLPVFGAPPDTICFEDSIYWEVPGDEAGHEGQLTTVRTEESEKLNRHTHTHTHTLRF; encoded by the exons atgacagacGCAGCAACCAACATGCGGCTGAAGCTGCCGGTCACCTGCTTCATCCTGGagatcatcctcatcatcctcttcgGCACGTTGGTGCAGTACGACCATGAGACGGATGCAAAGGAATGGCATAACCAAAGTCACCATGACTATGAGAACGACTTCTACTACCGCTACCCAA GTTTCCAGGATGTGCACGTGATGATCTTCATCGGTTTCGGCTTCCTCATGACCTTCCTGCAGCGCTATGGCTTCAGCAGTGTGGGCTTCAACTTCCTGATCGCAGCCTTCGCCCTGCAGTGGGCCACGCTCATGCAGGGCTTCTTCCACGGTATGCACGGAGGCAAGATCCACATCGGGGTGGAGAG cATGATCAACGCTGACTTCTGCACCGGCTCTGTGCTCATCTCATTCGGAGCCGTTCTGGGTAAAACCAGCCCTGTCCAGCTGCTCATCATGGCCATGTTCGAGGTCACGCTGTTTGCTGTCAATGAGTTCATCCTGCTGAGTCTTCTGGGG GCCAAGGACGCCGGAGGCTCCATGACCATCCACACGTTTGGAGCCTACTTTGGCCTCATGGTGACCCGGATCCTGTACCGGCCCACGCTGGATAAGAGCAAACACAGGAACAGCTCAGTGTACCACTCTGACCTGTTCGCTATGATCG GTACCATCTACCTGTGGATGTTCTGGCCCAGCTTCAACTCCGCCATCACGGCTCACGGAGACGACCAGCACCGCACAGCCATGAACACCTACTACTCCCTGGCAGCCTGCACTCTGTCCACCTACGGCATGTCCGCCCTCACAGCACACGACGGCAAGCTGGACATG gtCCACATCCAGAACGCAGCTCTGGCCGGTGGAGTCGCAGCGGGAACAGCTGGTGAAATGATGCTGACACCTTTCGGCTCCATGATTGTCGGTTTCTTGGCCGGCATCATCTCTGTTCTGGGCTTCAAGTACCTCTCA CCCAtcctggaggagaagctgaagaTCCAGGACACCTGCGGCGTTCACAACCTGCACGGCATGCCCGGCATCCTGGGCGCTATCGTGGGAGCGgtgactgctgctgtggcaACCAAAGACGTTTATGGAGACGG AATGCAAGACGTGTTCCCGGATGTGGCAAACGGAAGCATTGACGCGTCTTACCAGGGCGGTCTTCAGGCCATTTCCCTCGCCGTGACCCTCGGCATCGCCCTGCTGGGAGGCCTTATTGTCG GTTTCATTTTGAAGCTGCCGGTCTTCGGTGCTCCTCCTGACACCATCTGCTTTGAGGACAGCATCTACTGGGAG
- the hapln2 gene encoding hyaluronan and proteoglycan link protein 2 has protein sequence MTAQHSGLGQATKQGSTVASTSTSYEPSKTSDALKHVGARRRMTGHLHLLSFTGAGGATPFIMNCAVILILTSSCFTWSSAIYTPDRAASKKLKYLLEPPVYAEVVGRRGENVTLPCILRTKPNHYKVKWTKLEPGRVGPENIIMISNVRAFKPYGHLGPRASLRKAHTMDASLQLSLLELEDGGTYRCELVNGIEDESVVITLRIEGVVFPYQSKNGRYKFTFHEAEEACAEQDGTLASYSQLYRAWTEGLDWCNAGWLHDGTVHYPIIHPRPACGGELLPGIRSYGPKDKNHDRFDAFCFTSQASGSLSYISGSFSFEQAQHACKRQGADLALVGQLYSAWRFQKYDQCDGGWLKDGSVRFPISSPRERCGGIPEAGVRSFGFPDKMVHLYGAYCYR, from the exons ATGACAGCTCAACATTCAGGTCTGGGACAGGCGACCAAACAGGGATCGACTGTAGCTTCCACGTCCACAAGTTATGAACCATCCAAGACTTCGGACGCTCTGAAACATGTGGGAGCTCGCAGGAGGATGACCGGACATCTGCATCTTCTCAGCTTCACAG GAGCCGGAGGAGCGACTCCCTTCATCATGAACTGTGCTGTGATTCTCATATTAACCTCGAGCTGCTTCACCTGGTCTTCAGCTATATACACCCCCGACAGAGCAG CATCCAAGAAGCTGAAGTACCTCCTCGAGCCGCCTGTGTACGCCGAGGTCGTTGGCCGAAGGGGAGAAAACGTCACCTTGCCGTGCATCCTGAGAACCAAACCGAACCACTACAAAGTGAAATGGACGAAGCTGGAGCCGGGACGCGTCGGGCCGGAGAACATTATCATGATATCAAACGTACGTGCCTTCAAGCCATACGGCCACCTTGGGCCGCGGGCGTCTCTACGGAAGGCTCACACCATGGACGCCTccctgcagctcagcctgcttGAGCTGGAAGATGGCGGCACGTATCGCTGCGAGCTCGTCAATGGCATCGAGGATGAGAGTGTGGTCATTACTTTGAGGATTGAAG GTGTGGTGTTCCCATATCAGAGTAAAAATGGCCGCTACAAATTCACTTTCcatgaggctgaggaggcttGTGCTGAGCAAGATGGCACATTGGCATCGTACAGCCAGCTGTACAGAG catggACGGAGGGTCTGGACTGGTGTAATGCAGGCTGGCTCCACGATGGGACCGTTCACTACCCCATTATTCATCCTCGACCTGCCTGTGGAGGGGAGCTGCTCCCTGGCATCCGCAGTTATGGACCAAAAGATAAGAATCACGACCGGTTCGACGCTTTCTGCTTCACCTCGCAGGCGTCAG GCTCCCTCTCCTACATATCAGGCTCTTTCTCCTTCGAGCAGGCACAACACGCATGTAAGCGTCAGGGCGCCGATTTGGCGTTGGTCGGCCAGCTTTATTCCGCCTGGCGCTTCCAGAAGTACGACCAGTGCGACGGCGGCTGGCTGAAGGACGGCAGCGTACGTTTTCCCATCAGCAGCCCCAGAGAGCGCTGCGGCGGCATCCCTGAGGCGGGGGTGCGCTCATTCGGATTCCCCGACAAGATGGTGCATCTTTACGGCGCCTACTGCTACAGGTag
- the bcan gene encoding brevican core protein, protein MLRKMNLDVLLPALLCAICLLVLPSSSTPHHESDDSKLLHVTIPTTPPVFAVLGGSLTLPCLVSLAHPPPSPSTNGRHAVLSLPRVKWSVLTHGRETEILVARGDRVRVSEAYKDRASLLNYAYSPADLTLRLESLRQNDTGFYRCEVQQGLEDADDVAQVKVKGVVFHYRDASSRYAFTFERAREACEEIGAEIATPEQLLAAYQSGYEQCDAGWLSDGSVRYPIQMPREGCFGDMDGLPGVRNYGLLESDELYDVYCYVENIDGEVFHGSAPQRFTFWEAKAYCLSHGAELTTTAQLYAAWNDGLNHCSPGWLADGSVRYPIVTPRERCGGGEPGVRTVYRYSNQTGFPEVHTRHDVYCFRSNNGPYTESPLDFLATEPEDIGQDIVFLTNPSEEELSLSEVTVKWGDEVHHAQTANPVKQGPVEAQSPTLGYDKEPLLTVDPQQPVTPPSEHQEHLPTEDTLELIEKASYPESYQPAPEENPDADHESHITTSPKADGVLTVGEDSTLPTTDATSSAESEETTEHHVSVTESLDTPGHNATSGADANELLSSSPEVPQEGDLPVLQEDHTPDVHLELASETELDHSSTSHADSGQPEEASAGAVEEISALTASPHTEGTGVHSTTLLPSFDNSTPESHPTGEESGEETADPLLDEETQNSVTSLLGVDPSITSELVYTSDAGSDPTQAHLGVTVPSIPVDHDDEEPHSTSEEAEPDDLTEQSGHIHPAEIPTAEVVTVAHESSSSIEVPVLHSDSATLLTPPVSVTPSVEVEASSPEIITFLPESNASSGAEPLEDIQDKFEQEGLGGSPEVFLSTTQNITDTEPEGREQHAPEGSGESSGESPEVKAELLLTNPPLSTEHTSEGADSEAGTDTPPPSDVKITLIPRHLTLTPSWEPEPSSSAPQESRSDREYSAEPPVTDESDDVSKEREVMAETSSSRIHEAGSEGGEGETSTDEPVKICTWHPEEEETTGPTLATDTSDVTITGPTVVPEHFQKGGEEQTAMAASLPAAKVSAVRQGGIPAADSCLESPCLNGGTCVDGEPTRCLCLPGYGGDLCRTDLETCEPGWEKFQGFCYRHFTKRQSWEAAEQHCRMCGGHLLSVMTPEEQDYINDKYKEYQWIGLNDRTIEGDFRWSDGNPLLYENWYRGQPDSYFLSGEDCAVMVWHDGGRWSDVPCNYHLSYTCKKGFSSCGEPPKVPNTKVFGKKRSRYETNTKVRYYCEEGFVQKLNPVVTCLPGGQWEEPLITCMPTQLMEADPVTSLPHQPEPVMEVMEVMEEMEVVGTATQKAAPQFWDIKWNV, encoded by the exons CCTGGATGTGCTTCTACCCGCGCTGCTGTGTGCCATCTGTCTCCTCGTCCTGCCGTCGTCCTCCACCCCCCACCACGAGTCAG ATGATTCGAAGCTTCTCCACGTGACCATCCCCACCACCCCGCCCGTGTTCGCCGTGCTGGGCGGCTCTCTGACGTTACCCTGCCTGGTGTCTCTGGCCCATCCGCCCCCGTCTCCGTCCACCAACGGACGCCACGCCGTGCTGTCTCTGCCCCGGGTCAAATGGAGCGTTCTGACTCACGGCCGAGAGACGGAGATCCTGGTGGCCCGCGGCGACAGGGTGAGAGTCAGCGAGGCCTACAAAGACCGAGCTTCGCTGCTCAACTACGCCTACTCCCCCGCCGACCTCACCCTGAGGCTGGAGAGCCTGAGGCAGAACGACACCGGCTTCTACCGCTGCGAGGTGCAGCAGGGCCTGGAGGACGCTGACGACGTGGCTCAGGTCAAGGTCAAAG GGGTGGTGTTCCATTATCGTGACGCATCCAGTCGGTACGCCTTTACCTTTGAGCGGGCCAGAGAGGCCTGCGAGGAGATCGGGGCTGAAATTGCCACTCCAGAGCAGCTATTGGCCGCCTACCAGAGTGGATACGAGCAGTGCGATGCAGGCTGGCTCTCAGACGGCTCGGTGAG ATATCCCATTCAGATGCCAAGAGAGGGCTGTTTTGGGGACATGGATGGATTGCCGGGAGTGAGGAACTATGGACTGTTAGAGTCTGATGAGCTGTATGACGTCTACTGTTATGTGGAGAATATCGACG GTGAAGTGTTCCATGGCTCCGCCCCCCAGCGTTTCACCTTCTGGGAGGCCAAGGCTTACTGTCTGAGTCATGGTGCCGAGCTGACCACCACAGCTCAGCTGTACGCAGCCTGGAATGATGGGCTGAACCACTGCAGTCCGGGCTGGCTGGCGGACGGGAGCGTGCGCTACCCCATCGTCACCCCCAGAGAGCGCTGTGGAGGTGGCGAACCCGGGGTCAGAACTGTCTATCGCTACAGCAACCAGACGGGCTTCCCAGAGGTTCACACTCGACATGACGTCTACTGCTTCAGAA GCAATAATGGCCCTTACACAGAATCCCCTCTGGATTTTCTTGCCACTGAGCCAGAGGACATTGGCCAGGACATTGTTTTCTTAACTAATCCCTCAGAGGAGGAGTTGAGCCTGAGCGAGGTGACGGTAAAGTGGGGCGATGAAGTCCACCATGCCCAGACGGCCAATCCTGTGAAGCAGGGCCCGGTGGAGGCTCAGTCCCCAACATTGGGTTATGACAAGGAACCACTGCTGACGGTAGACcctcagcagcctgtcactCCTCCATCTGAGCATCAAGAGCACTTACCCACAGAAGACACCTTGGAGCTAATAGAGAAGGCCAGCTATCCAGAGTCCTACCAGCCAGCACCTGAAGAAAACCCAGACGCAGATCATGAGTCTCACATAACAACTTCTCCAAAGGCTGATGGTGTGCTAACCGTTGGTGAAGACTCCACTCTACCCACAACTGATGCAACATCATCTGCAGAGAGCGAGGAGACCACAGAGCATCACGTTTCTGTGACTGAAAGCCTGGATACACCAGGTCACAATGCAACATCTGGAGCTGATGCAAATGAGCTCCTCAGCAGCTCTCCAGAGGTTCCTCAGGAGGGCGACCTTCCTGTTTTACAAGAGGACCACACTCCAGATGTCCACCTGGAACTCGCCTCTGAAACTGAGCTCGACCACTCCAGCACCTCTCATGCTGATTCAGGACAGCCAGAGGAGGCCAGCGCTGGTGCTGTTGAGGAGATATCGGCGCTGACTGCCTCACCACACACTGAGGGAACAGGTGTTCACTCCACCACCCTGTTGCCATCATTTGACAACAGCACGCCTGAGAGCCATCCAACAGgagaggagtctggagaggaGACTGCAGATCCTCTTTTAgatgaagaaacacaaaactcagTCACAAGTTTGCTTGGTGTGGACCCGTCCATCACCTCTGAACTGGTCTATACGTCTGATGCAG GTTCTGACCCTACTCAAGCCCACCTTGGTGTAACTGTGCCTTCCATCCCAGTTGATCATGATGATGAGGAGCCACATAGCACCTCAGAGGAGGCAGAACCAGATGATCTGACCGAGCAGAGTGGACACATCCATCCTGCTGAAATCCCAACAGCAGAGGTCGTCACAGTCGCTCATGAATCAAGCTCCAGTATAGAAGTTCCTGTCCTACACAGTGATTCAGCCACTTTGTTGACACCCCCTGTATCTGTAACCCCGTCTGTGGAGGTTGAAGCCAGTTCCCCAGAGATTATAACCTTCCTACCTGAAAGCAATGCTTCATCTGGGGCCGAACCTCTGGAGGACATCCAGGACAAATTTGAGCAGGAGGGATTAGGAGGAAGCCCTGAAGTTTTCCTCAGCACAACCCAAAATATCACTGACACTGAACCGGAGGGGAGGGAACAACATGCCCCAGAGGGATCAGGTGAATCGTCTGGAGAAAGTCCAGAGGTGAAAGCAGAACTCCTGCTAACAAATCCGCCTCTTTCAACAGAGCACACTTCTGAGGGAGCTGACAGTGAGGCTGGCACTGATACGCCTCCTCCATCTGATGTGAAAATCACTCTGATCCCTCGTCATCTGACCCTCACACCCAGCTGGGAACCAGAACCCTCGTCCTCTGCGCCGCAGGAGTCTCGCTCCGATCGGGAATACAGTGCCGAGCCTCCCGTCACCGACGAATCAGATGATGTCTCGAAGGAGCGAGAGGTCATGGCtgagaccagcagcagcagaatccATG AAGCTGGATCAGAGGGAGGTGAAGGGGAGACCAGCACTGATGAGCCAGTTAAAATCTGCACGTGGCatccggaggaggaggaaaccaCTGGTCCAACGCTCGCCACCGACACCAGTGATGTGACGATCACTGGTCCAACCGTGGTCCCAGAGCATTTTCAGAAAGGCGGCGAGGAGCAGACCGCCATGGCCGCCTCGCTGCCTGCTGCCAAAGTGTCCGCTGTAAGGCAAGGAGGCATTCCAG CTGCAGACTCCTGCCTGGAGAGCCCTTGTTTGAATGGAGGCACTTGTGTCGACGGAGAACCAACGAGGTGCCTTTGCTTGCCCGGTTATGGAGGAGACTTGTGCCGGACAG ACCTGGAGACGTGCGAGCCCGGCTGGGAGAAGTTTCAGGGCTTTTGTTATCGTCACTTTACCAAGAGGCAGAGCTGGGAGGCGGCCGAGCAGCACTGTCGCATGTGTGGCGGACATCTCCTGTCCGTCATGACCCCCGAGGAGCAGGACTACATCAACG ACAAATACAAAGAATATCAGTGGATTGGACTGAATGACAGAACCATTGAGGGAGACTTCCGCTGGTCAGATGGGAACCCTCTG CTCTACGAGAACTGGTACAGAGGCCAGCCCGACAGCTACTTCCTGTCCGGTGAGGACTGTGCAGTGATGGTTTGGCACGACGGCGGCCGCTGGAGCGACGTGCCGTGCAACTACCACCTGTCCTACACCTGCAAGAAGGGCTTCT CATCCTGTGGCGAACCCCCCAAAGTGCCAAACACTAAGGTGTTTGGGAAGAAGCGGTCGCGCTATGAGACCAACACCAAGGTGCGGTACTACTGTGAGGAGGGCTTTGTGCAGAAACTGAATCCTGTAGTCACATGTCTGCCTGGCGGCCAATGGGAGGAGCCGCTGATCACCTGCATGCCAA CCCAGCTGATGGAAGCAGACCCAGTTACCTCACTGCCTCACCAGCCTGAGCcggtgatggaggtgatggaggtgatggaggagatggaggtggtGGGCACAGCCACACAGAAAGCAGCTCCACAGTTCTGGGACATTAAGTGGAACGTCTAA
- the rhbg gene encoding ammonium transporter Rh type B isoform X3 — translation MTDAATNMRLKLPVTCFILEIILIILFGTLVQYDHETDAKEWHNQSHHDYENDFYYRYPSFQDVHVMIFIGFGFLMTFLQRYGFSSVGFNFLIAAFALQWATLMQGFFHGMHGGKIHIGVESMINADFCTGSVLISFGAVLGKTSPVQLLIMAMFEVTLFAVNEFILLSLLGAKDAGGSMTIHTFGAYFGLMVTRILYRPTLDKSKHRNSSVYHSDLFAMIGTIYLWMFWPSFNSAITAHGDDQHRTAMNTYYSLAACTLSTYGMSALTAHDGKLDMVHIQNAALAGGVAAGTAGEMMLTPFGSMIVGFLAGIISVLGFKYLSPILEEKLKIQDTCGVHNLHGMPGILGAIVGAVTAAVATKDVYGDGMQDVFPDVANGSIDASYQGGLQAISLAVTLGIALLGGLIVGFILKLPVFGAPPDTICFEDSIYWEVPGDEAGHEGQLTTVRTEESEKLNRHTHTHTH, via the exons atgacagacGCAGCAACCAACATGCGGCTGAAGCTGCCGGTCACCTGCTTCATCCTGGagatcatcctcatcatcctcttcgGCACGTTGGTGCAGTACGACCATGAGACGGATGCAAAGGAATGGCATAACCAAAGTCACCATGACTATGAGAACGACTTCTACTACCGCTACCCAA GTTTCCAGGATGTGCACGTGATGATCTTCATCGGTTTCGGCTTCCTCATGACCTTCCTGCAGCGCTATGGCTTCAGCAGTGTGGGCTTCAACTTCCTGATCGCAGCCTTCGCCCTGCAGTGGGCCACGCTCATGCAGGGCTTCTTCCACGGTATGCACGGAGGCAAGATCCACATCGGGGTGGAGAG cATGATCAACGCTGACTTCTGCACCGGCTCTGTGCTCATCTCATTCGGAGCCGTTCTGGGTAAAACCAGCCCTGTCCAGCTGCTCATCATGGCCATGTTCGAGGTCACGCTGTTTGCTGTCAATGAGTTCATCCTGCTGAGTCTTCTGGGG GCCAAGGACGCCGGAGGCTCCATGACCATCCACACGTTTGGAGCCTACTTTGGCCTCATGGTGACCCGGATCCTGTACCGGCCCACGCTGGATAAGAGCAAACACAGGAACAGCTCAGTGTACCACTCTGACCTGTTCGCTATGATCG GTACCATCTACCTGTGGATGTTCTGGCCCAGCTTCAACTCCGCCATCACGGCTCACGGAGACGACCAGCACCGCACAGCCATGAACACCTACTACTCCCTGGCAGCCTGCACTCTGTCCACCTACGGCATGTCCGCCCTCACAGCACACGACGGCAAGCTGGACATG gtCCACATCCAGAACGCAGCTCTGGCCGGTGGAGTCGCAGCGGGAACAGCTGGTGAAATGATGCTGACACCTTTCGGCTCCATGATTGTCGGTTTCTTGGCCGGCATCATCTCTGTTCTGGGCTTCAAGTACCTCTCA CCCAtcctggaggagaagctgaagaTCCAGGACACCTGCGGCGTTCACAACCTGCACGGCATGCCCGGCATCCTGGGCGCTATCGTGGGAGCGgtgactgctgctgtggcaACCAAAGACGTTTATGGAGACGG AATGCAAGACGTGTTCCCGGATGTGGCAAACGGAAGCATTGACGCGTCTTACCAGGGCGGTCTTCAGGCCATTTCCCTCGCCGTGACCCTCGGCATCGCCCTGCTGGGAGGCCTTATTGTCG GTTTCATTTTGAAGCTGCCGGTCTTCGGTGCTCCTCCTGACACCATCTGCTTTGAGGACAGCATCTACTGGGAG